In the Eptesicus fuscus isolate TK198812 chromosome 22, DD_ASM_mEF_20220401, whole genome shotgun sequence genome, TCCAAGCTCCTTCTCTTGGTTGAAAAGAGCACCTGAAACCTTGCCTTGTTCATCAAGTATTCCTGACTAAAAGAAAAGTGATAACTTCTCTTCTATCCTGCTCAAGCAGCCCCTTTATGGATCAGAAGAACTGGGCGTCAGATTTGCCTCTTTTTTGTATATACATTATTGAATCATTCATATTCTTTCCCACTATTGGCTTGAGAGTTACTCCTGTCCCTCTGGTTAGAAAGTAGTTTCTAGAGTGGACTTATTGGTATTTTCTTTCTGAGATGTTATGGCCACATAGTCTGGCCCAGGGCTGTACACAAAAGGTACTTGGTAAAGTTTTTATGCCACGTATGGAGTGAGTAGGTTGCAAATAGACAGAGAACCTTGCTCAGAGTTGTAGCCAAAGGCTCAATTTTAGGCAGCTCGCATGTGCATGGCCCCGATCAGATGAAATGCAGTGGGGGAGTAAGGAGAAACCAGCGGGACTCCATGACCCCTGCCAGAGAGACAGACAGCTTTGGAGCTCATTCCCAATTGCCAGCCAGTCAGAAAGTGACATCTTCATACATGAGGAACAAACACTAAAAGGAATACTGGGAATATTCTCCACATTGGCCTATTTTGGACTCCAAGTGCCCTGACTGTTCCTACGGGACCTGTTATGGAAGAGGCAGATGATGGTGATGGGAACAAACGTTCTGGTTGGAATGCTGTTCGACATAGCTATGGTTAGGCAGGCACAGGAAGCAGCATGGCACAGCCACCCATAGAACTCCCCACTCACCTTGGGAGAGGCACGGACGCAGCAGAAGAGCTGGGTGTCGTAGCCGGTGACTGTAGTGCAGTTCACGAGAGGCTGGGTGAACTTTGGAGCTTCAGAGAAATCTCGCTGGGCAAACCCCTTAGTCTTGTAAACAGTAACTGAGGTGACCAAGAAAGGCCCTGTTGTAGTGCCTGAGATCTCCATCCTCCTGCAAGTCTGTATCCTTCACTTCCCAGCTCAGGGTCTTTGCACCTTACCTGCTTTCTGGATGTGGGCAAGGTCGGCAGTGATGGGGGCTGTCTCACTGAGCCCACACTGGTTCTCAGCAAAGACTCGAAATGCATAGGAGTTGCCGATGATAAGGTTGGAGACTGTGAAGCTGGTGCGGTGATAACGCTCCAGCACTGTGAACCACAGCTTTGGGGTCCCAAGAAGATGCCATGAGTGAGACACCTGTTTTGTGAACTCAATCCACTTTAGCCCACCATGTGGAGCTATCAGAGCCCCATTCCAGAATGTGCtatgcctccttcccttcctccctccccgctggGCCTCACCCCAGATTTTGTGTCAGCCTTCTGCACCGTGTATCCCAGGAGGGCCGCATTGCCTGTGTCTTGGGGAGGTGTCCACTCCAGGGTAGCATTGGAGTCCCAAACGTCCACCAACTTGATACTCTGAGGAGGGCCTGGCCTCTCTGAAAGGGCCAAGCATGGCACAGGGCATGGTACAACTCGCATGCGTGGAAATGGCTTCAGGAgtgccccttctcctcctctgctCAGCTACTCCTCCCTCCATCCACTTCTGTGTCCCACACTCAGCGTGTGGGAGCCACCCTGGATTCCCCAGCTCTCTGTGATGTCTGGAGAGGGAGCCCCTGAGGACCACCCCATCTGGTGCTCTCCCCACCGTACCGATCACCAAGAGGTCAATGGTGGCAGTGGCCTCTAGCCCGCCCAGCTGCACACTGAGCTGGTAGCGACCTGAGTCAGCACGTTGGGCTTCTCGGATGAAGAGGATGGAGTCCTGCTCCCCATTCCGCACACTCACACGACTGGCATCCAAGGCACAGCTATTATGTGTCCAGGTGGCTCGAGGTTTGGGTTTTCCCTGAGAAATAGGGATAAGGCTGTGAGCAGCCCCAAGAGGCTTCTTGACCCTCTCCCCAGTTCCACATGGTGACTTGATTTGCAGCTACAAATTCCTTGAGTTAGAGATTGGTGGACTCTCCCAGGAGACTTCCGTCTTTCAGTAACAGCCTAAGGATCATGGGAAAAGGGGTGGCTTTGAGTCTCCCACCCTCTGTGAGTTTAGGTCATGGACATGCAGGGCAGCTGGGACTAACAATAGCTGCCCAAACTCCCGCGAGCCCTCCCAGctgagagctcccagacctcTGCAGACCGAAGGACTTGGATTAGCCTCACCTGATCACATGGGGCCCAACCCATCCCACCCTCAGGAGTGCAGATGGAAGGCCCATTTGGCCTCAGACTTCTGGTGATATGGCTCCCTTCATTTAAGACCAGGACAACTGCCCCACTGCTAGTAGGACTCTTGGTATCTGTTTCCAAATCAAGCCTTGTCCTGGTCCCAGCCATGGACTGGGGTATGATCACCTGGAACGGAATTCGTAGGTTCACAGTGTCTCCAACCTTGCGGATGTAGGTCTGCCTCAGCGCCCGAGGTAACCAGATCTTAGGTTGCTCTGAGTGACGGAAAGAGAGAATGGGGTGGTGAGCCTCTTCTGGTGGGAAGAGTGGTGCTCAGAGGGAGTGGGTACTGCCTTCAGCTGTGCTCCATGGGCAGGTGACCCAGGCTTAGCAAATTAAGTTCTCTCATAGGGAATGGGAAGATTGCTCCCGTCATCTTGCTGGGGTGTAGGGACAAACAACTGGGTAAAGGACCCTCTAGAGAGCGCCAGTCTTGGCAGCAAGAGCACCTGAGTGGGAACCTGATGCTTCTGTTAATTTATAACTAGCAACTCCTGACTTGCCATCAactaagatttcttttttctgtctgTGCACAGACAAGTCCAGTCTGTGTGGTTTGTCTTTCCACCCTTTTGCTACATTTATCCTTAACACCACTCCTTTTGTCAAGGCCATTTTCAATGTTAATCCTGACCTCCAAGTGTCAGCCCTGTCCCCCAGTTTGGTGCCAGACCCGAGGAGAAAGCTTTCTCTTCCAGAGGCAGAGTCAGCTCCCTAGATCCACTCAGACAGCCCTGATGTCATTGCAGAGGCTGCTGGCGTCTGGGTGCCGTCCTCTGCATGGCTGCCCAGCTCATTGCCTGCACAGTGTTCTTCCAATTTGTGGAGGATCACTTTGTACAAACAGAATCTGGGACATACTAGATCTACTGCTTACTTGCCCTTGATCTCCCAGTGAGAAGAGAGATTAGATCATGTTTATTGGCTTCCAGGATGAAGACAGGAGATGCTCAGGAAAGTGCTGAGTGTGAGGTTTGGAAAATGACCAGGTATAATTTCTCTCCTTGGCCTCAGGCTGCCTTGACTGAGAAAATGCAAACATCCCACCTGGGTTCCCTTGGCGGCCCAGCTAAGACAGACACCATTTTCCAGCCTTTTGGGGGCTCCTGTCTCCTCCTTTTTCAGGCACGTATAGTCCCCTGCTGCTATCCTCTTAAATGGAATGTGACAGGGCCTCAGTTCCCACcaacttcccagcctccccctccacacacatagCACAATTGCTTGATAATGGATTCCAAATTTTTGATAATATCCATTTCTCTGTTAATACATTCCTAAGCACTCACTCCAATGTACATTTACCTATAAATTGAActgtttaaatatatacattatatactgCAAAATTTTGAatgatgaaatttaaaataaaatagtggttCTGCTCTGTTCTTTCTACCCCTCAATTTTTGATCGTTGTCTAGAGACCAACAATTTCACTCCCACAGTACCCCCCATTACGATCTCAAGATCATCTGGCCTTTGTAAATGAACATAACCACAGACATTCAGCACACGCTGTCCATTTTATTTACCTAGTTTCCTTTTCTGCTGTGTGCCTTATGTTTTCACTTGGGTTGTGCTGTCTTAGACTGCACTTCACTCCTGCAGGAACAAAGGGGTTCAGGGCCTCCAGTGCTCTGAGCGCCcgtcctccctgagcctcagtagGAATAGGACAGCCTCAGAGCCCCAGCAGCTGAATGACCCTGCTCTGCTTGCCCTCTGTTTGACTTTGACGGTTTGGGAGGGGGCGGAGCATGAAGAACAGAAGAAGTGTTTGTGCGATGTGTTGCTCTCCTGGGGCCATGTTGGCAAGCCACCAAGGCGTTGAGAACAGGCGGATATGACTTAAGGGTTTTCTGAAAAAAGAGGGCAGCAATTGAAAAGGAGGGTCAAAACCTCATCTTGTTGGGCTTGGTTCCCCACTGTTGGGTAGGGAAATCACCCTTCACACTTGCTGGGGAGAGCGCTGGAGAGGAGCCTCCAGAATGTCTGTGTTATGAAGAGCCTCGCTGAGCACCCAGCACAAGGAGCAGACTGGAGGAAAGGGCTTGGAGAGGAAACAGATTTGCTGAGAGTATCATGTCTAGTTGGGAAGTTGTGCTGGATCGGGACTCCTGCTTTCCCATCTGACATGGCAAACCTGTCCACACCTCTGTCCTCCGGCGTCCACCTGAGACTGGGCACCAAAGTCAAGGCTCTGACTGTGATCTTGCCCCTGGAGGGAGGTGGCAAATAAGGGACACCCTCAAGAATTGAAAAGGTTGAGGCAAGAAAAGAAGCCCAAGCTGTCATGCCTAGAAGATGTGCTTGCTGAGCTCTGCTCTGCTCACACTTCAGGGAGGAAACAGGCTTCTGTAGATGGGTGCATACTCCTGTATCTGTTCCCACGTggtgtttcttttgtttcttaaaaaaagtaCCTTGATAAGTGTTAGCTTAGTTTCACCTGAACTACAGAGAAACATTAAAGAAATGGGTTTATGTGGCACATAAGCTAAGACAGGGGAATTAGGAGGAGGATGAGCAGAATGGCGCTGAGATCCAGAGGGGATCCCaacaggggcagagagagaagaaaggctgTCAGCTAGGATGGTGGTCTTCTCCTCCCCAGAGGTCTCCTGTGAAGTTCTCTGCCTATAAGTGAGACTCCCTGACACAATGATGAGTAGCTAGGGGACAAACTGAAGTTACTAGAATGCTCCAGCTGAGGTTCAGTAGATGAGGATGTGGCTTTCAGCAGGCTCCCAGGTCCCCATTGGAGGGCAAAGGATGGTTTGAGGCTAAAGCAGCTGACAAAGTGTGGGAGGTGGCAGAAGAGTGTTTGACAGCTCCAGGTGCCTGGGCAGCAAGCAACAGGCACTTCCCCAGCTCAACCCGGCCTTCTTGTCTGCCCTGCAAACAAGAGCAATCTGACCCTTTGCTGAGAATGTTAATAGGGGGGCTTATTGGGGCATCTCTCTTCACACCTCCATGGCCCAGTGAGGTGTGAATTGTACTGACCTTGAGGAAACATGGCTTTCTCCGAGAAGGGGCTGCCCGCTTGCCAGTGCTATGTGAGTACAACTGATGAGAATCACTCCTGAACATAGGCTTTTAAGAAATTAgttccctctttctccttccaccTCTGGTCAGCTCAGCTAGGCTCAGGTGAGCAGCACGGAGCTGTCGGCAgtgggggtgggaaccaggggcaggcaggggcaccCACCACCTCCTATCTCAAAAATGCCTCTTTTCCGAGAGGCTCAGGGAGACCACCATGGAGAAGAAGCCACATGCTTCTCCCAGGAGGGCTCTGCTTCCATGGGCTCAGATTCTGAGAAGTGGGGTTTCCTACGGGAGTCAGAGGGGGTGTTGGGGTAGGCCCTGGACTCACGGCACTGCCCAGGGAGAGGCAGAGTGTCATGGACTATTCACTACTTAGTCTTCCAGTCACTATAGCTTTTCATTTCCCTCTTTTAATCTAGACAGCCACCATCTCACCCTCATTCCCTTTCTGACTGGCATTAGTATAGCATGTCCTCCTAGTCCCCGTGATAGACACTTCTTAAAGGTAAAAGTATGAACAGATTATTAGTCATTGTAAAGTGCCACAAACACTATTTACCAAATTCTCAGCTAAAAAAGCAAACACCCAGCAGAGACACATGAATAGCAAGTAAGAGTCCACCAAGGAAGGGCGTGCGGGGCTCCAACCAATGCTCCTCCGTCCTACGTCCCCATCCCTTGAAGTCGTCAGCTCTGCATAAACCTAAGGAGGTGCCATCAGGGAGTCGGAATATCCTCCCATCTCCCACCACCCTCCCTAACCCCACGGTCACCTTCTAGAGGGGCCAGGAGCTGAGGAATAGGGCTGCTGGCCCCCTGTCGAGGTGAAGTCTGGGGTTCTTCCGCATCTGCTGggctggcttctttcaccttCAGCGTGGGTCCTGAGGCCACCTCTGGTGCCGTGACTGCCTCCATGCTGGGCCACCCAAGGCTGGGCTCCAGCGGCAGATTTTCACTGTTGGtgctgagggaggggctgagcACCTGCTCTTCAGCCTCTCCAGGGGTCCCTGCCATGGGGTTATGTAATTGGGCTGGCTTCTCCCCACCCCGCTACTCCCAGAAGAAgggctgagcagggctgggggaagaaagggggatcAGACAACAGCCCAGAATAGCCACAGGAGGAGGGCCGAGGTGGCCCTGTTATCTTGGGAGTGAGATGACACCCCTCACGCAGCaccggggagggaggagagagcttGAGCTTCAAAtagctcccccttctcccccacgcAGACCATCCAGACAGGGCCTCTGGCTCCTGTGGGATTGGGTGACATCTTGACTCCTGACCTCCAGCTCATCCGACATGGTGTTCAGGTCCAAAGAAAGGGGCCCCAGAATTAGCTGAGTGATAGGCATACCTTTAactgctctttctttctctacTCCCATATTCAATGAGTTGTAAATTTTTAACTTGACCTTTTTTTGTGGTTGATACTctcctgaagatattttttccattgatttttagagagagtggaaagggggagggagggagacaaaaacaTTGACgtggagagacacatcgattggttgcctcccacacatgccccaacagggGTGGGAGCTTGAACCTCCAACCCACgtgtgtgtccttgaccaggaattgaacccaccacccttcagtGTGCCTTCAGGTGCACGGGCCAAccctctaaccatttagcaataCGGGCCAGGGCTTGTCAACTTGACCTTTAAGTGTATGTCcccattctctccccctccccctagtgACAGTGGAAGGTAGTCTgcactctggagccagactaccAGGGCTCATGTTGGCCCCATCACCAACTAGTTGTGTGACTTGCGACACATCACAGTCTGTCTTAGTTGTGTTTCATCTGAAAAATAGATATGATAGTAAccatagggttgctgtgaggattaagagAGGCAATCTGTGTCAAGTGCTTAGCAGAGTATAGCTGACTAAGTGCTCGATAAATGTGAGCTATTTttaggtcagggcacttgcccctTTGAAAGCTCCCTTGCCTAGGAGATAAAGTACAAAGAAAGTGAgaggcagcagggggagggaggagagccagGGGCATAAGGTCAGAAGACTTGAGTGTGACTTTTGGCTATACTGCTCACTCATTAGCTAGGAGACTGAGCCAATCACTCCTCTGAACTACAGGTCTTTGGTCTATGAAACAAGGATAATGAGGCTAGGTTTGGGTTCAGGATAAAGTGATAAAAAATGTAGGGAAGTGGCCAACCCACTGTAGGTGTCAAGTTACATACTAAAGGTCCTATATGATTTCCAGGTTTACCAAACCATCATCCTACATGTGCGTACTCCATCCAAATGATCTGGTTTTCTGTTGTGCTCTTTATCCCCAGAAGCCAGACTGTGTATCCCCTCGGTATATACATCTCTATTTCTATATAgcctttatttttagagcaggtTTATGTTCATAGCAAAGTTGAATGGAAATAtggagttcccatatacccctcCCCACTAGGCCCTTATTTAAGGAAAAATGAGTGTGGTTGAATGAATAGGCTCCTTACTCATGGTTACCTTTTAGCTCTCAATTTGGGGGCAGAGTCAGTAGGATCCCAATAGTCTGTGTTAGTCTTGGGGTGTGGGACAGAAGACCTCTTTGCGACTTACATAGGGGCTCAGGACCAGGACACACTGTACACATACTTTGGGGTGCAGGAACCTGTTTATCATGttcaggggggggaggggaggagggcgggatCAACAGGAACCTCtcctaaaagaaatattttggatGAGAGGAAAGGGGCAACTCTTTGAAAGGCCTTTAAATGAAATGGATCAGGAAGGACTATGAataagagcagcaagagaaatgtAAGAGGGGCAAATGGAAAGATACCAAAGTTAAACTTCAGTGTTGTCATTTGTCAAACCTGCTATAAGGAACATATAATTCAGGAGAGTAATTGTATGTTGCTGTGTCCAGAGGAAGAATATAGCAATTGAAACCTGAGAAGGTGTGCGGGGTGGGTCAGTTAGACTTTCTGGgggaaaagaacaagaaagttGGTTCTACAAATACCCATGGGAAGTAGATCTTTATGAGCATAAAGAAGGGAAAAAGTAAGTAGTTTCCCCCAT is a window encoding:
- the MYBPHL gene encoding myosin-binding protein H-like → MEAVTAPEVASGPTLKVKEASPADAEEPQTSPRQGASSPIPQLLAPLEEQPKIWLPRALRQTYIRKVGDTVNLRIPFQGKPKPRATWTHNSCALDASRVSVRNGEQDSILFIREAQRADSGRYQLSVQLGGLEATATIDLLVIERPGPPQSIKLVDVWDSNATLEWTPPQDTGNAALLGYTVQKADTKSGLWFTVLERYHRTSFTVSNLIIGNSYAFRVFAENQCGLSETAPITADLAHIQKAVTVYKTKGFAQRDFSEAPKFTQPLVNCTTVTGYDTQLFCCVRASPKPKIVWLKNNMDIQGNPKYRALTHLGICSLEIRKPGPFDGGIYTCKAVNPLGEASVDCRVDVMSEKIGAETQA